In Apium graveolens cultivar Ventura chromosome 10, ASM990537v1, whole genome shotgun sequence, the following are encoded in one genomic region:
- the LOC141688925 gene encoding pectin acetylesterase 9 isoform X3, whose translation MKMLMFCAVLVLMCAPAYVYSDNNRLLVNMTLVRNASLLGAYCLDGSLPAYHLHRGFGAGLNNWLLQFEGGGWCNDLNSCLDRAKTRRGSTRYMNKWEVFSGILSNNASLNPDFYNWNRVKIRYCDGASFAGDAKFDNGTSLLYFRGQRIWKSVVLDLLPKGLRHAKKALLSGCSAGGLAVFLHCDNFTSYLPNNASIKCLSDAGFFLDVRDIMLNHTSRTFYEDLISLQGVEQNLDKNCTMSLYYPTQCFFPQHAMRYIRTPLFVLNSAYDVYQFHHAFVPPSADPHGHWNHCKLNPAACSPAQIDTLQVRLFRT comes from the exons ATGAAAATGTTAATGTTTTGTGCAGTACTAGTGCTAATGTGCGCACCGGCGTACGTTTATTCCGATAACAACAGGTTACTCGTGAACATGACTCTAGTTCGAAACGCTTCTCTTCTCGGCGCTT ATTGCTTGGATGGGAGTTTACCGGCTTATCACTTGCACAGAGGCTTCGGAGCTGGACTTAACAATTGGCTTTTGCAGTTTGAG GGTGGTGGGTGGTGTAATGACCTGAATTCATGTTTGGATAGAGCCAAGACACGCCGTGGATCGACGCGTTACATGAACAAATGGGAAGTTTTCTCAGGCATTCTCAGCAACAATGCTTCTCTGAATCCTG ATTTTTACAATTGGAACCGTGTGAAGATTAGATACTGTGATGGAGCTTCGTTTGCGGGGGATGCCAAATTTGACAATGGG ACATCATTACTTTATTTTAGAGGGCAAAGGATCTGGAAATCTGTTGTTCTAGATCTTCTTCCCAAAGGTCTACGTCATGCAAAAAAG GCTTTACTTTCCGGGTGCTCTGCAGGGGGTTTGGCAGTCTTTTTACACTGTGATAACTTCACCAGTTATCTGCCAAATAATGCAAGTATCAAATGCTTAAGTGATGCCGGATTCTTCTTGGATGT GAGGGACATAATGTTGAACCATACTTCAAGAACTTTTTATGAAGACCTAATTTCCCTACAG GGAGTAGAACAAAACCTGGATAAAAACTGCACAATGTCTCTCTACTATCCGACTCAA TGTTTCTTCCCGCAGCATGCAATGAGATACATTAGGACACCTTTATTTGTTCTAAATTCAGCATATGATGTGTACCAA TTTCATCATGCATTTGTGCCACCTTCTGCCGATCCACATGGGCATTGGAATCACTGCAAGCTTAATCCAGCAGCATGTAGTCCCGCACAGATAGATACTCTACAAG TTCGGTTGTTCAGGACTTAG
- the LOC141688925 gene encoding pectin acetylesterase 9 isoform X1 produces the protein MKMLMFCAVLVLMCAPAYVYSDNNRLLVNMTLVRNASLLGAYCLDGSLPAYHLHRGFGAGLNNWLLQFEGGGWCNDLNSCLDRAKTRRGSTRYMNKWEVFSGILSNNASLNPDFYNWNRVKIRYCDGASFAGDAKFDNGTSLLYFRGQRIWKSVVLDLLPKGLRHAKKALLSGCSAGGLAVFLHCDNFTSYLPNNASIKCLSDAGFFLDVRDIMLNHTSRTFYEDLISLQGVEQNLDKNCTMSLYYPTQCFFPQHAMRYIRTPLFVLNSAYDVYQFHHAFVPPSADPHGHWNHCKLNPAACSPAQIDTLQGLRKEMLAALYFFYEYSRRGGMFINSCFTHCQSESQDTWYAADSPRVHNKTIADAVGDWYFGRRVTKEIDCAYPCDSTCHNLIG, from the exons ATGAAAATGTTAATGTTTTGTGCAGTACTAGTGCTAATGTGCGCACCGGCGTACGTTTATTCCGATAACAACAGGTTACTCGTGAACATGACTCTAGTTCGAAACGCTTCTCTTCTCGGCGCTT ATTGCTTGGATGGGAGTTTACCGGCTTATCACTTGCACAGAGGCTTCGGAGCTGGACTTAACAATTGGCTTTTGCAGTTTGAG GGTGGTGGGTGGTGTAATGACCTGAATTCATGTTTGGATAGAGCCAAGACACGCCGTGGATCGACGCGTTACATGAACAAATGGGAAGTTTTCTCAGGCATTCTCAGCAACAATGCTTCTCTGAATCCTG ATTTTTACAATTGGAACCGTGTGAAGATTAGATACTGTGATGGAGCTTCGTTTGCGGGGGATGCCAAATTTGACAATGGG ACATCATTACTTTATTTTAGAGGGCAAAGGATCTGGAAATCTGTTGTTCTAGATCTTCTTCCCAAAGGTCTACGTCATGCAAAAAAG GCTTTACTTTCCGGGTGCTCTGCAGGGGGTTTGGCAGTCTTTTTACACTGTGATAACTTCACCAGTTATCTGCCAAATAATGCAAGTATCAAATGCTTAAGTGATGCCGGATTCTTCTTGGATGT GAGGGACATAATGTTGAACCATACTTCAAGAACTTTTTATGAAGACCTAATTTCCCTACAG GGAGTAGAACAAAACCTGGATAAAAACTGCACAATGTCTCTCTACTATCCGACTCAA TGTTTCTTCCCGCAGCATGCAATGAGATACATTAGGACACCTTTATTTGTTCTAAATTCAGCATATGATGTGTACCAA TTTCATCATGCATTTGTGCCACCTTCTGCCGATCCACATGGGCATTGGAATCACTGCAAGCTTAATCCAGCAGCATGTAGTCCCGCACAGATAGATACTCTACAAG GACTTAGGAAAGAAATGCTGGCAGCTTTGTATTTTTTCTATGAATACTCAAGAAGGGGAGGGATGTTTATAAATTCCTGTTTTACTCACTGCCAAAGTGAATCACAAGATACTTGGTATGCAGCTGACTCACCAAGAGTGCACAATAAG ACAATTGCAGATGCTGTCGGTGATTGGTATTTTGGGAGAAGGGTCACCAAGGAGATCGACTGTGCTTATCCTTGTGACAGTACTTGCCACAACCTAATAGGCTAA
- the LOC141688925 gene encoding pectin acetylesterase 9 isoform X2 translates to MCAPAYVYSDNNRLLVNMTLVRNASLLGAYCLDGSLPAYHLHRGFGAGLNNWLLQFEGGGWCNDLNSCLDRAKTRRGSTRYMNKWEVFSGILSNNASLNPDFYNWNRVKIRYCDGASFAGDAKFDNGTSLLYFRGQRIWKSVVLDLLPKGLRHAKKALLSGCSAGGLAVFLHCDNFTSYLPNNASIKCLSDAGFFLDVRDIMLNHTSRTFYEDLISLQGVEQNLDKNCTMSLYYPTQCFFPQHAMRYIRTPLFVLNSAYDVYQFHHAFVPPSADPHGHWNHCKLNPAACSPAQIDTLQGLRKEMLAALYFFYEYSRRGGMFINSCFTHCQSESQDTWYAADSPRVHNKTIADAVGDWYFGRRVTKEIDCAYPCDSTCHNLIG, encoded by the exons ATGTGCGCACCGGCGTACGTTTATTCCGATAACAACAGGTTACTCGTGAACATGACTCTAGTTCGAAACGCTTCTCTTCTCGGCGCTT ATTGCTTGGATGGGAGTTTACCGGCTTATCACTTGCACAGAGGCTTCGGAGCTGGACTTAACAATTGGCTTTTGCAGTTTGAG GGTGGTGGGTGGTGTAATGACCTGAATTCATGTTTGGATAGAGCCAAGACACGCCGTGGATCGACGCGTTACATGAACAAATGGGAAGTTTTCTCAGGCATTCTCAGCAACAATGCTTCTCTGAATCCTG ATTTTTACAATTGGAACCGTGTGAAGATTAGATACTGTGATGGAGCTTCGTTTGCGGGGGATGCCAAATTTGACAATGGG ACATCATTACTTTATTTTAGAGGGCAAAGGATCTGGAAATCTGTTGTTCTAGATCTTCTTCCCAAAGGTCTACGTCATGCAAAAAAG GCTTTACTTTCCGGGTGCTCTGCAGGGGGTTTGGCAGTCTTTTTACACTGTGATAACTTCACCAGTTATCTGCCAAATAATGCAAGTATCAAATGCTTAAGTGATGCCGGATTCTTCTTGGATGT GAGGGACATAATGTTGAACCATACTTCAAGAACTTTTTATGAAGACCTAATTTCCCTACAG GGAGTAGAACAAAACCTGGATAAAAACTGCACAATGTCTCTCTACTATCCGACTCAA TGTTTCTTCCCGCAGCATGCAATGAGATACATTAGGACACCTTTATTTGTTCTAAATTCAGCATATGATGTGTACCAA TTTCATCATGCATTTGTGCCACCTTCTGCCGATCCACATGGGCATTGGAATCACTGCAAGCTTAATCCAGCAGCATGTAGTCCCGCACAGATAGATACTCTACAAG GACTTAGGAAAGAAATGCTGGCAGCTTTGTATTTTTTCTATGAATACTCAAGAAGGGGAGGGATGTTTATAAATTCCTGTTTTACTCACTGCCAAAGTGAATCACAAGATACTTGGTATGCAGCTGACTCACCAAGAGTGCACAATAAG ACAATTGCAGATGCTGTCGGTGATTGGTATTTTGGGAGAAGGGTCACCAAGGAGATCGACTGTGCTTATCCTTGTGACAGTACTTGCCACAACCTAATAGGCTAA
- the LOC141692894 gene encoding cytokinin hydroxylase-like has protein sequence MFTFHWYLLPRPSTKILYSYKLIGERKKLDNYSKAMGLTWILKDVGLALAVLLLLVLCEIILSFWIWPNMAYQKLKRFGLTGPSPSFPLGNINDMVAAIKTNKQSLSTTNVITHDVHSRVFPYYALWQKSYGKVFIHWLGTEPFLYVSDAEFLKQMSAAVPGKSWGKSNLFRNDRKPMFGSGLVMAEGEDWVRHRNVLTPAFFPTNLKDLASLMVASTNDMIDRWTSIINSGQQEIDFEKEITTTTGEIVAKASFGMTNETGRKVLEKLGVLKQTLFNSNRYVGVPYSKFLCLKKNREAKRLGDEIDALLLTLINDKIKSKKDGDGSSVAADREKNLLGMMLADYESAKSLTTKEIVDECKTFFFGGHDTVTLALTWTLFLLSVHPEWQNQLREEIKLVVGDQVVDANMLAGLKKMGWVMNEALRLYPPAPHLQRQARYDIQVKEVIIPKDTNIVIDVMAIMHDREFWGDTVYQFRPERFEADNIYGGCEHKMGYVPFGFGGRMCIGKNLAIMEYKIVLTLILSRFSFSLSPYYSHSPAIMLSLKPAKGMPLVVQPLY, from the exons ATGTTTACATTTCACTGGTATCTACTTCCCCGGCCTTCAACAAAAATATTATATAGCTACAAACTTATTGGAGAAAGAAAAAAGTTAGATAATTACTCGAAAGCGATGGGATTGACTTGGATCCTCAAAGATGTTGGATTAGCCCTGGCTGTGTTGCTTTTGTTGGTGCTGTGTGAAATAATTTTAAGTTTTTGGATATGGCCAAACATGGCATACCAAAAGCTTAAAAGATTTGGACTCACTGGGCCTTCTCCTAGTTTTCCTCTAGGAAACATTAATGATATGGTAGCAGCAATAAAAACAAATAAACAATCTCTTTCAACTACCAACGTAATCACACATGATGTTCATTCGAGAGTCTTTCCTTACTATGCTTTATGGCAAAAATCTTACG GAAAGGTGTTTATACATTGGCTAGGAACAGAACCATTTTTGTATGTTTCGGATGCGGAGTTTCTGAAGCAAATGTCTGCAGCTGTTCCGGGGAAGAGCTGGGGAAAATCAAATCTTTTCAGAAATGATAGGAAACCCATGTTTGGGAGTGGCTTAGTTATGGCTGAAGGTGAGGATTGGGTTCGTCATCGGAATGTTCTCACGCCAGCTTTCTTTCCGACCAACCTTAAG GACTTGGCAAGCTTAATGGTAGCATCAACAAATGATATGATAGATAGATGGACCTCCATTATCAACTCCGGCCAGCAAGAAATCGATTTTGAAAAAGAAATAACCACCACAACCGGGGAAATTGTAGCCAAAGCAAGCTTTGGCATGACCAACGAGACAGGTAGAAAGGTTCTTGAGAAACTCGGAGTTCTGAAACAAACTCTGTTCAATTCCAACCGTTATGTTGGAGTACCATATAGCAAGTTTTTGTGCCTCAAGAAAAACCGTGAAGCAAAGAGACTAGGTGATGAAATTGATGCTCTTCTTTTGACGCTTATAAACGACAAAATTAAATCAAAGAAAGATGGAGATGGCTCTAGTGTTGCAGCCGACCGTGAGAAGAATCTATTGGGCATGATGCTGGCTGATTATGAAAGTGCCAAGTCATTAACAACTAAAGAAATAGTGGATGAGTGCAAAACTTTTTTCTTTGGAGGCCATGACACTGTTACTTTGGCACTAACATGGACTCTGTTTCTCTTGTCCGTGCATCCCGAATGGCAAAATCAACTCCGAGAAGAGATCAAACTAGTTGTAGGAGATCAAGTTGTAGATGCCAATATGCTTGCTGGACTTAAGAAG ATGGGATGGGTAATGAATGAAGCTTTAAGATTATATCCACCTGCGCCTCACCTACAAAGACAAGCAAGATATGACATTCAAGTTAAGGAGGTGATCATCCCTAAAGACACGAATATCGTGATTGATGTGATGGCAATTATGCATGATCGTGAGTTTTGGGGCGACACGGTGTACCAATTTAGACCTGAGAGATTTGAGGCTGATAACATATATGGAGGATGCGAACACAAGATGGGGTATGTCCCCTTTGGTTTTGGAGGGCGAATGTGCATCGGTAAAAACCTAGCAATTATGGAGTACAAGATTGTGTTGACCTTAATTTTGTCGAGGTTTTCGTTCTCGCTTTCACCATACTACAGCCATTCCCCTGCTATCATGTTGTCTCTCAAGCCTGCCAAGGGAATGCCCCTAGTAGTTCAGCCTTTATATTAG